AATGTTAAATTACAGTATCGGAAGAGAGGAAGAGCGTTTCTGAGTTCAAGTATGATACGCTGCTGCATACACAAAGCCTGACAAGCCTTTGGTTCTAAACAATGcttcttatcttatcttatcttatctcatCCTCCCCTTCACAGAAAGTCCTGCTATAGCACTCAGTCAACAATCTGCAGGATGCATAAATAGCTTAAAAACCTGGGTTTAATGCACAAGAACCACTTTGTCTAAATATCAGACACACTTATCATCTCTTTCAtctatagctttttttttttaacagagtcCAGGATCACTCCTTTCCAAAGTGgagcatttatatttttaacattACCTCAGCAAACTGTCCTATTTACAGTTGGTTGGCTACTTAACGACTCTTTGAAGCTTCGTCTGCATAAATACGTTATTTTCAGTGCCAAACATCATCAAACCGGTGTGACTGTCGAGCAAATCAATCCCGATTAAAAAGATTCTTACAGCAACAATAGGTTGGGTCGGATGAAAGATCTATGACGTCATGACACACAAGTTCAAATCAGGCATATCAAAAACTGAACAATTCCACATACTTAGgtaaaataaatgcacatttaTGCATACAGTACACATTCTCACCAGATTTATGAAAATATAACCCAGGATTGTCAAGACTCCGTTGGGTGTAATGAGCAGAATTGGCACGGATCAAGTGCTGACTGGCAACTTTGTTTCCAtataaataaagagagctcCTCTGTGCAGCATGGAGGAGTCTCACTTACCTAAATGATTTCATTATGGAAAGAAAATGAACCAGAGAAACTTGTGGCCTGCTAGGAATTGGGCTAACCCCCCCTTCCCCCTGGAGGTGTCTGAGCTGAGCGATGACTCGTGTATCATTCCTATTTCTGACTCGAGCACCACTCTTCTGTTCTGTTCTTGCAGGCGAGGGTAAGGGAGCCGTAAAGAGGAATTCAAGGCACCGCCGCCACCTCATgacaaagcaagaaaaaaacCCAGTGCCATATTTTGCCCTGACAGTGATAGAGACAATCAAATAGATTTAACAGTAAAAACGAACAAGTACGTAAACAAGCATTTCCCTCTGAGGATCTTTTTCATGcatgtttctcttttttctacataagcgtctCAGGTTATGGTGTTTTGAGGTAACAAAGTAAAAGTCAGTCAGTAGATCAACTAATTCCAGCAAGCACCCATAAAAACTGAGGGGACGTCCCCTtctgaggacaaaaaataaaattaaaaaattaaataaaatcaagaaaatcatAAAAGCAGCAAAGAATGGCATTTTCAGAACTTCTAATACAAAGAAAGCAACccaaatatacatatattgtCTCAATAAATACTGTCAGATATAGCTGTATTTCTTCCTTTTACagtccattttgtgttttgtacgtacgtatataattgtttttttctgttaccTGGGAAACAATCCACATGTGCAAATAAGTTATTGCCAGTTTTTTCCTCATCATATTCGGGGTAGGAAGTGCGTTACAGTCATGGCAGTGGTGGCCCTGTTGCCCCTCTTTACACGGCCATGCTTGGTGAGTGCTATGTAGGAGCCTCTGTAGCTCAGAGACTCGTAGGCGTTGTAGTTGTTTGCGAGCAAGCTCTCCTTGAACTTGCACTCGTCGTGGAAGACTGTCTGGAAAGAACCAGGAGACAGAAAAAACAGACGAGTCAAATATTCAGCTTTTGTTTAATGAAAATCAAACAACTCACATATAAACTAGTAGCTCAGATCTGCTCTAtagcttctttttttatgtaaatatcCTCTGGTACCAGTTTGATTTAACGACAACTCAACattaactactactactaatagtaataataataataaactttatttacagtGCAAACATGTTACAAAGTGCTTTCCAAAGGCAGCTAtgcaatagaaaataaaagatatagaatgattatattattatcccccaccactaagtgtggaagTGGGATTTAGGTTTGAGCTCCGAGTTAAAggagacagcttttctcagaaactgtttaagatagggtAACCAAATTCAGGGTGTGGCTTCGGgctatcaataccttgatgaagtttgaaaatgagaagtgcgcaattattttttccggagttattgcccttgttccgtttttctttactatgtttgaggtatcttcaaaggggactgATTTTCTTAGAAGCCGTTTAAGATAGGacaaccaaattcggtgtgtggcttcagggtattaataccttgatggagtttgaaaatgagaagtgtgcaattattttttttggaattattgCCCTTATTCTGATTTTCTTTACtatgttcgaggtatcttcaaaggagacagattttctcagaaaccgttttggagaggataaccaaatttggtgtgtggcttcaggttaTCAATACTTCGATGGAGtccgaaaatgagaagtgtggTTGGCCATGGTTAGCCCCCatggttaaataaatacataactaAAATGTGTCTGGAGCTGCAAATGAGTAATAGTTTTTaggattgtttgttttttttgttttttttttacttatttactgGCACAtctgtttgcattgtttttgcCTGAAGACTCTTGATCATGTGAagatttaaaactgaaaatgaattaaaaacacagcCCACTGCTTTCACTGAAAacacatgtaaataaatgaaaatcatCATATGACCGTCCCAACATTGATAGTGTCCTGTTCAATAAGGACACTCTGGGCTCTGTGTatgaagcagtggttcccaaacaggggtataTGTACCACTAGGGGTACAGGACCAcgttgcagggggtactcggaaagattgaataattaatttaaaaaataatcgtgaAATGTTCCCAGTTCTTTTTAGGCTATTCTTTGGACAAATTTACCACagactaacagtactattgctcaataaaatactatttccttgaaatatattaaaacagaataattttTTGCTGTCAAGGCCATTTCCTCatacttctgacaataggagacgaAAATTAACTACATTAAGTTTACACATAAAatttttactgtatgcaaggggactgtggcaagatttcttaccaaaaataaacctggggggtgaaagtaactattgtaacttttactttgagcactatttaattgagccactttttacttgtacttgagtattttgtgtatgacttacttgtacttgagtacaatttcaatcaagtaatagtatttctacttgagtaggatacatcagtactctttacacctctgcccaTGACAtctagggcctgtactacaaagctgggtAAGTATTTCCGGGATATCTCTCCATtagtgggcttcacctaaccaaacattctccgtcagaGAGCCCCTGTACTATGAAACTGGATATAAACATGGTCAGTTCATCTGATGTAAATCTATacctttcctaaaggatgtcatcagtaaattaAAGGAATGCATTTATctattaataatctttctttcctaagtgcagctgtcagatctACACCAATCAGGATCTTCTAgcaatgggcaggtcattttccaaaaaaaatgattggtcaggaggcggggcttttgcACTCGCTCAGATGTTATCCAGCACTAAACATATTCTcaaccaggttagtcgttcagcctaagttactaCGGTGATTTAGCTCGGTATGAAGTTAGCCAGAATCGTAGTACAGCACACGCCGAATAAATCCCAAAAGTTAGTGCGATAGGAGGAAATCCaacttcgtagtacaggcctctaaaatgtttttatataatAATCTCTTCGTGAACAGtacatgaagtttttttttcatttcagtttcacaTTTAACAAAAGGACTCCTTTTGACGAGCTTAAGGTGATGACGTTCTTAttaatatacacatttatgctgaaaaaaatatgaataataaacgCCTCAAAGTATTTCACAAATTCTAAACTttttctaaacttttttttttattttattttaagatcATTGAATTGACAGCCACAACATTCAGAGATGTTCAGAAAGGAATAACTTGACTTGTCCTTTGTGCTGAGCTGGCAAAGTACAAATGAAGCCTCTCCTCTCCATCAGAGACCATGTGGCCTAATTCAATCTCTTATCAGCCTCACGCTACTCTCAGGCTAACGCTTCATCACTCACGAACAGATAACCGGCTCACACTTTATCTGTCAAATATGTGAGCCGCAACAAGCAAACTAGCAGCCGTGTGTCAGCGGGGCTCCAGTAAACACACTTTCCCTCCCCCACCACCTGGGACATCAAGATATTTATAACTCTCTGCTCTGCTTCAAAGCAAAACCAGTCAAATCCTCAAAATGACTGCAGCAAACACACTTtgtcatttactttttttaatgttaattttggGGATGAAACGAATGCACAGCAGTTTTTAGATATAGAGTGCTAATTttgtcagatcatcccatgaGTGTAACACTGACACATCAAACATATGGCGGATGCTACGGGCTGATACAATACAGCATGATCATTGGCATGCACGTTCATTTTCATAGCAACGTAACTagaaagaaatgcacaaataattccagcaagttcattttgtcttcttttttaaaataatatgttacggtttcatttattcaaacaatttttttttcaaaaaatttactttgattttttttttttgccttgtctgcacatgctgtcaaaggtcaacactacatgaaatgcaatgcatgttttatcaccagccctccccaaggaagggtaagaaacactttattatagggagaatataaaaagacagggcagtgttacacctagctgaggggggaacaggggagagggagtcagggtaggaaaatggaaggggtgaggaagagtcgactgtttttaaggtgagagtgcaatgtgatgttatagttatGCATATTGTGCtaattgtgttgtgtaatcagttcagccagtctggtgacaagtgtggagaaatttgAAATAGATTTTGAAATTTACTCTGaaatttattttgtactttactttgatctcctgacatgtttcgactgtcacgACAGGGGGCGTGGACAGCCAGGGAGAGCTCTCGGGTTGGCCATGCCCGGAAAGAAatcataaggacacatgaaagcgatcagtagatgcctctgaggaaaactcacagttggcagttgaaacatgtcaggagatcatgTCAGAAGTAAATTTCCTTAAAAAAGTTGTCACAAAGCACAAAGCCTGAAAATTTCTGactgaaatgtgtttgtaaatATCAAAGCCATAACCCaaaatttttgcattttgtaattttagtgaaaaacttaTAGATCTCCACCCTAAACACTTCGTTTGTAGACATTTTcaggcattgcattgtgggatgtggagtcccgtagatttagaacatttttgttctagtttgttcccggtgTTCTTCGGGATatcagaataaagtcaaaatactCCTATGCATCCGTTTATGGGACGctgcatcccacaatgcaatgcgtaaaaatgtcattaaacgGATAGTTTTTGGggggaaatgaaaacaaactttgaagCGGTTTCAAGCGACTGAAACATCTGAACAATTTGTTTAGGTTTGAGTCATGAGGgtgtttaaagagtaactaaacactGAGGTTTTCATGTGTCTAGGCCCGAAAAACCCAAAAGTGCCTTTATTATGAGCGAGGCTTCTGCAGCActaaagacacgcccagtctatactataaaataaccaaagaacaatctaaGCTATTCTAActagtaggggtgtgtattacCTGGCATCTGGCAATGcgattcatatcccgatacataggtcacaatacgatacgatatatcccgatattaaagtataaggcaattttgtgatttttttttttatatatatatatgacttaaggaACATCTAATCCGTAAATGTTTACACCTTCATGAAAACATTatgtattaaatatattttattggcatattttacactcaaaacaatggctttaacatgccatgtgccaataaaaaataacatacaatctgcctgtggcttttaaaccaactttgactttagttcaacatgactttagtgcaacttaactgaggtatacagtatgtataaaacaataaataaatgcagaaagttagtactttatttttagatttttttgaataaacacaagctggtcaacatgtccaggtttcagcacttctttgtgtagttacaatgtctcctgcagtggaaaagactttcccgtttaaataaaacattaaaataaatcaatatggatgcattttgaattgaGCCGAGAATCGCACAACATAATATTGCGATGTATCGCTgaaccgatttttttttttttcaacacccctagtaACTCGCTACTTAACACTCTATATACACAACTCTtccaatccaacctactcgccacagataGTAGGGTGCACAGTTTTTATAGatggggcggagccaacagtgataGTCCATgacgtaagaagccaccaaaacatcacaaagcacCATTTTCAGCCCATAGCCAACTTTGTTTGTAATAGttaggtttcaacccatagagggcagtcccgcttacattttttatgacaaaaatatgTCATTAAAACAGTCAACAACACTTcataacaaatacatttgttttcagcagaaaaaagtgttttttggctttaaacaatacaatttaatttagcagacacttttatcctAAGTGACGTACAACACGTGCAGTTATGGTTAatggacttgctcaacatcccacagtgatggacatGGCTGGATTCAAACTGGTGACCCTCTGAATACAAGCCTGCTTCCTAAACTGATTGGGGTAAAACTAAAACCATTTCATCAGAATAAGTAATGAATTTAATCGGTCGAATTGTTAACTGTTCGTATGTTCAGATCTAAGCGTAGGATGTGCACTTGACCAAATTCTCGCAAGCCTGACTCATATACTTTTTGTTGgccaaaatgtaaagaattgtcTCGAATCAAAAAGCAAGGATTACAGCGTTTAGGCTGTGGAtgagtaacatttcatttaaatcgTCATTAGGCATTGGTTTAGTTAGTTATTGAGAATTTATTTCAGATCTCAGCCCGAGTTCGCTCCAACACTGCCTCTGTTATtttcttccacagagcgtttgAATGAGCTCCTTTAATGCCAGTTTTCACACTGCCGAAAAGccaatctttgtttttcttcaactcAACTGTGAAGATGCTTTGTCAGCGTTTGTTTAACctcagtgggcggagcctccgAACCGGGAATATTTAAGGGCGTAattatcaacacctgatcattggtgcgctgggattggtcagatacgaatgtttcataagtcccacgttggtcctgtcgtacgacacaaTGTGACCTCAGATTTGCACttgttttcacgcaaggttggtAAATGAGGGCCATCgtgttttgtgtgtaaaaaGGACAGTCATCTTACTGCAATGACGGGTAACCTGAACCTGAACCTTTCCTTCAATAAAAACATAGGCAGTTTTGAACATATCACACTTTGTACTATGCACTGCAAACCAACAAAAAGTAtgcactgtctactatatactatactgtatgattaggatgatgaacgttcccactgaagtataattccaagatacattttgaaccaacagcgacaaaaacctgaagcacactgaggctaaacatCTCCATTGATTCGCTGCCtttgaaagtgaccaagtagaatatcaacatgtggtcatttgagcCATAAAACTCGCCGACATGTCGGAGACCCACCATTATGCTCCTGagaaaacttccagttaacttcaaaacaagagccccatttacaaaagcgttaaaaactaatagaagacaaaaagagattattttgttttgaaaaggggatgtttcacttttcaaaacaaaagcatctcttcttgtatttcactttttagcttaaagccggtcccaggacgattttatatTCCATACAATGCATCATAAGGTGGTTGAGTATGATTTGTGTGCCcatcgtgcatacttaaaaaatgtcccgatatagtatacatccaagGTATTTCTTGTGTACaaaatctttccatactatctaatgtgaatgcactacatactaattttgacgtctgAATGAGCAGTACGTTTGCATGACATTTCGAACGCAGCCTTAGAAAACATTAAGTTAtggaaacaagaacaaaaattttttttgggaGACCAACTAGTTTTATCACAGAACGTTGTTATTTCCAGACTCATATATTTAGGcctttctcaaccttttttctAGGTATGCTGCTATAGGTTTATGCTacctgaaacatttaaaaagtgtcaatttgtacggttgccgcacgcacaacccccggtgctattggtgcgtttaccaaagtacacgtattatgtagcatcttagggttaggattaggttataaccctatattgcaacaatttttagggttagggtaaggtttagtcttagtcacgtgacttaaactggccaatgactgacgtatcacgtgacctaaagtggccaatgagggggcgctgcgtatggatagaatgtcagtatattgatacggtaaccgtacagatagccactgccaacatTTAAGTGTCAACATTGATAGCTAATTAAGTCCCTGGTAATCCTGGTCTGGGTGTGTTCTCTTCTCTCTCCTCTTTCTGTTTCCACAAGATTGTCTTTCATTCCGTAGCTGATGTCTTTAGATCTGTGGTTCCCAATGTGGACTGCTCGTTGTCAACTGCTCTCTCCTTCCCACTAGGCCAAATGTCAAAGCAGGTGGCTGCCCTAACTAACCCAACACTGGCTCTGCTTCTGCTGAAGGTTCGCTTTTCACTTCTTTGTCCTTTATGCTTGCTAATGTAAAGCTGTCGGAATTCAGGTTCAAATGGAAATATATAACTTAAAGGTAATGTGGTATTGTCTTTGTTCAGATTTGTAATTATTTGGAGCCTGTTGATGGTTAATGTAGGTGAGGATTTGCTTCACAGAATGTGctgaccagaggtgaaagtaacggattacaagtactcactttactgtaattgagtttcttttaagggtatttgtattttttgtagtatatttctaaatcagtcattttacttgtgccTAAGtccgttttaaaagaagttaaaTAATTACTTACATTTCTACtctcaaccgttactgagtaaattattattgttttgttttaaaatgatcaacggacatcaTGAATCTACAAAaactgaaatgaccagacaacaatcaaatgtaacACATCATAGCctaccaatcagattaaacgtaatgcaccgcaccTAAACAGCACTGAATGCTTGGTATTTTACTAACTTTCTATGGTTCATGTTGGGGTTTTTacttattatgttgttacccacatggcattGTTTTAGAGTCCATACATTTAGCTATAAttcttagagcctgataattatttttattttgaattgaataaatcaatgttattttatttattttttttgaaattgtacattttgacaaaccttttattttatacagatgcctttgtggaaaataaactaagttccaattgtgtaagatttggtctcttcttttaTAAGTTAATACATGAgacatttactgtatgcaagggaaccgtggcaagatttattaccataaataaacatagggggtgaaaataactagtaacttttacttttagtgCTATctaattgagctgctttttacttgtacctgagtatttggtaacactttacttgaagtttcatacataaggctgacatcacgttgttattattatgacaagACACATGTgattagcatgaatgaggtgtcatgaagactgtcattaagtgttgtttgttagtctaaccctttgttaccccgAACCCTACCAAACCTTAACGCCAACcctacctaaccttaaccctaaccttaaccctaaccttaaccttaaccctacctaaccttaCCTTAACCCtacttaaccttaaccctaaccctaaccttaaccctatcTGACTCCACTAGAtctctccacctaacccaaaaaattccaacatagctccaaaggtgtcataatttagcaaacgacacctaatgaacacataatgacagccttcatgacactttattcatggtaatgacaggtgtcatgtcataatgatgacagcgtaatgtcagccttatgtataaaacttcaagtaaagttttactgaatattttatgtatgactgacttgtacttgagtacaatttcaatcaagtaacagtacttgtacttgaaggatcagtactctttacacctctggtggtGTCACTTAAATCGATTTACTCTTCTGCTgtaaggcacacacacacacacacacgcacacacacacacacacacacacacacacacacacacacacacacacacacacacacacacacacacacacagacgcacgcaCACAGCTGCATCTGTTAACCTCATCATTATCAACCCATAGGCCAACACTGCACTTGCTTTAAATAGAGCTTTATAAATTCCTGATGAaatgaacacacacatgcagcttTCAAAACGCATGCACACTGCGCATGAGcctccttgtgtgtgtgtgtgtgtgtgtgtgtgtgtgtgtgtgtgtgtgtgtgtgtgtgtgtgtgtgtgtgtgtgtgtgtgtgtgtgtgtgtgtgtgtgtggtacagTAAAGGCTCTGACAGCACCAAGCAGGGTGTGCGTCCTCGCTCCAGGACCAGGACGTGACATTGCGGAGCAGAGCAATAATAGCTGATTAAGCAGAAACACCTACCGTTGCGTACAACCTCCCGCGGCTGTTCATTGCGACAAACATCTCACTGGCCATCCCGTAGAGGCTCACCACCCCTCTCTCCACCGTGGAGATCTCTATCAGAcctgacacacacgcacgtggACAAAGACACGTCACatccacatcatcatcatcatcatcatcatcagagagAGAGGACATGAACCCATGCACACTCCTGTCCCTGCGCCTATAATGGGTGGAACCCTGCAGCATGCCGAGCCTTTTGTTCTGCATCCTTCATCATCTCCATCtttcaccatcatcatcagcatCCATCCAGCATCCCTCTCTGCACGCACGCTGCTCGTTGCGATGCACTAATTGCGATAGTAAATTGCGCGGACGTGCACAGCTATTGGTCCGTGGACCGCCCTCACCGGGGCTGCGTAAAAATAAGTTGTGTCTAAAAGCGTCCATACATTCATGAGATGGTTGAGCTGggggaggatgaggaggaggaggatgaaggcaGAGGGGGGATCAGCACTGATGGATACTTCCACAGATTTGTCTTCAATTCTCACCCTGATTTCCACAGAGATATGATCATGCAGATTATAATAGAGGGGCATCCCAGACTCATGCTTCTTGATGTTCACCCTCCATTATTCCTTTATGTCTATCGCATTATTACATTTGGTGGAGGTGTAACTCACTGTACTGGTTTTCATTATGTACACCGTTTATCCTGCCGTCGGGGAGGACCTGAAGGTGAAACCCGATGCCCACGTTGCAGTAGAGCCTCCGCACTCTCTTGATGCCCAGCAGATAGTCGCTCTCCCAGTTCAGCTCCGGTTTCTCCCCGGAGATCCCCAGTACAGAGCGGGAGAATAGGGTC
This genomic window from Gouania willdenowi chromosome 6, fGouWil2.1, whole genome shotgun sequence contains:
- the LOC114464358 gene encoding fibroblast growth factor 4B-like produces the protein MAVAQRLLVSMSCEAGTPHCWTLTAVALLGFVLGIVSAYPVPSSRTNGTLLERRWETLFSRSVLGISGEKPELNWESDYLLGIKRVRRLYCNVGIGFHLQVLPDGRINGVHNENQYSLIEISTVERGVVSLYGMASEMFVAMNSRGRLYATTVFHDECKFKESLLANNYNAYESLSYRGSYIALTKHGRVKRGNRATTAMTVTHFLPRI